In Platichthys flesus chromosome 20, fPlaFle2.1, whole genome shotgun sequence, a single genomic region encodes these proteins:
- the arhgap17a gene encoding rho GTPase-activating protein 17a isoform X3 — protein sequence MKKQFNRMKQLANQTVGRAEKTEVLSDDLLQIERRMELVRVVSHNTHKRMVSCLQGHIGADAEKRHSVPRLYTGNGQKKLPLTALSQAMVEGGNQLGEDSLIGKMMEVCGEAENRLASELMQHELQIEKDVLDPLSQLAEVDIPNILKQRKQLAKLVLDYDSARARWLQATKSIISGTNTHSLTAKADLLKEEVDEAMNKVELCKDQLAADMYSFFSKEGDYARYFVMLLEAQADYHRKSLTLLESVLPTIQAQQDSWTEKPAFGTGLDEHLKRCGREIALPLEACVMMLLETGMKEEGLFRIAAGASKLKKLKAALDCSTSQLEEFYSDPHAVAGALKSYLRELPEPLMNYQLYDEWIQASSVTDPDKRLQALWVVCDKLPKNNKSNLRYLVKFLAKLAQDSETNKMTASNLAIVLGPNLLWAKTEGSLAEMAAATSVHVVTIVEPIIQHADWFFPEEVDFNVSGMFAMPIPASNHNNHLDYDCSTIERKRPGSSMGPENDTTRKDNTPNKHSDHTLRRGSHTLGRKQHTSPAFQPPLPPVEAPGQGQGAGQVPQPSAEPQPQAPPGGAGPDAGQHSLAQSLAALAAAQQLLAQHTEELSNPRLRDSTSGPTPLLQRNGSGGGGQAVGHMGTGTSGTSGAGSMGPSPHTLRRGTKKQAPPPPKPTNPPPSQPCNSVNHASLSGSSQSLSPTPRPLSSHSPASPTSPTSQPCATPRRHSSNQPPIQAPSHPPPEPPTPTSPLMPLASLGQSGGDQQSSDPSPPGTPTPPDTPPPSTATQDAVAPPSPSPYQTGSLPRPRPVPKPRNRPNVPPPPQPSQLTGDTNGICATAYKMMG from the exons ATCGAACGGCGCATGGAGTTGGTGCGGGTGGTGTCCCACAACACGCACAAGAGGATGGTGTCCTGTCTACAGGGACACATCGGTGCGGACGCAGAGAAGAGACAT TCCGTACCACGCCTCTATACAGGAAATGGTCAG aaaaaGCTTCCTCTAACGGCTCTGTCTCAAGCAATGGTGGAAGGTGGAAACCAACTGGGAGAAGACTCCTTGATAGG GAAGATGATGGAAGTGTGCGGCGAGGCAGAGAATCGTCTGGCATCAGAATTGATGCAACACGAgctgcagatagagaaggaCGTTCTGGATCCACTCAGCCAGCTAGCAGAG GTGGACATCCCCAACATCctgaagcagaggaaacagctgGCCAAGTTAGTGCTAGACTACGATTCTGCCAGAGCAAG ATGGTTGCAGGCAACCAAGTCAATAATCTCAGGAACAAATACACATTCACTGACGGCCAAGGCTGACCTACtcaaggaggaggtggatgaggcCATGAACAAAGTGGAGCTTTGCAAG GATCAACTTGCTGCCGACATGTACAGTTTTTTCTCAAAGGAAGGCGACTATGCCCGTTACTTTGTAATG CTCTTGGAAGCTCAAGCTGATTACCACAGAAAGTCTCTCACTCTTCTGGAGAGCGTCTTGCCCACCATCCAGGCTCAACAAG ACTCGTGGACAGAGAAGCCTGCGTTTGGCACGGGGCTGGATGAACACCTGAAGAGATGTGGAAGGGAGATCGCTCTGCCATTAGAGGCCTGCGTCATGATGCTTCTGGAGACCGGCATGAAGGAAGAG ggTCTATTCAGAATCGCAGCAGGAGCGTCAAAGCTGAAGAAGCTAAAGGCGGCACTGGACTGTTCCACTTCACAACTGGAGGAGTTCTACTCCGACCCCCACGCTGTTGCTG GAGCACTGAAGTCCTACCTGAGGGAGCTCCCAGAACCTTTGATGAACTACCAGCTTTATGATGAATGGATCCAGGCATCCAG TGTGACAGACCCAGACAAGAGGCTCCAGGCACTCTGGGTTGTATGTGATAAGCTACCAAAGAACAACAAATCCAACCTGAG GTATCTGGTGAAGTTTTTAGCCAAACTGGCTCAGGACAGCGagacaaacaaaatgacagCGAGCAACCTCGCCATTGTCCTGGGACCCAATCTGCTCTGGGCCAAAACtgaggg GAGTCTGGCTGAAATGGCTGCAGCTACCTCTGTGCACGTGGTGACCATCGTGGAGCCCATTATCCAGCATGCAGACTGGTTCTTTCCTGAGG AGGTGGACTTCAACGTGTCCGGCATGTTTGCAATGCCCATACCTGCATCAAACCACAACAATCACCTGGACTATGACTGCAGCACCATTGAGAGGAAGAGGCCTGGCAGTTCGATGGGACCAGAGAACGACACAACACGCAAAGACAA CACCCCTAACAAGCACTCGGACCACACCCTCCGTAGAGGCAGTCACACCTTAGGTAGAAAGCAGCACACATCACCTGCCTTCCAGCCTCCTTTACCCCCTGTGGAGGCTCCAGGGCAGGGGCAAGGTGCTGGGCAGGTCCCCCAGCCCTCAGCCGAGCCCCAGCCACAAGCTCCTCCAGGGGGGGCTGGGCCTGACGCTGGCCAGCATAGCTTGGCGCAGAGTTTGGCTGCTCTTGCAGCCGCTCAGCAGCTTCTAGCCCAGCACACAGAAGAGCTCAG CAACCCAAGGCTACGTGACTCCACATCCGGCCCGACCCCTCTGCTCCAGAGGAACGGCTCTGGAGGAGGGGGCCAGGCTGTGGGACACATGGGCACTGGGACCTCTGGGACCTCTGGGGCTGGATCCATGGGGCCCAGCCCTCACACGCTGCGCAGAG GTACCAAGAAACAGGCCCCTCCCCCTCCTAAACCGACAAACCCCCCTCCAAGCCAGCCCTGTAATTCAGTAAACCACGCCTCCTTGTCAGGCTCCTCCCAGTCCCTCAGCCCTACCCCCAGACCTCTATCCAGCCACTCCCCCGCCTCGCCCACCTCTCCGACCTCCCAGCCATGTGCCACgcccagacgccactccagcaACCAGCCACCGATCCAGGCGCCCAGCCATCCGCCCCCGGAGCCACCGACACCGACCAGTCCCCTGATGCCGCTCGCATCACTGGGCCAGTCCGGCGGGGACCAGCAGAGCTCGGACCCCTCTCCTCCGGGCACCCCGACCCCTCCGGACACCCCTCCGCCCTCCACCGCCACCCAGGATGCAGTTGCTCCTCCGTCCCCGTCGCCCTACCAGACGGGCTCCCTTCCCCGGCCGCGACCCGTCCCCAAGCCCCGGAACAGACCCAACGTCCCACCGCCGCCCCAACCCAGCCAACTGACCGGAGACACTAATGGGATCTGTGCCACTGCATATAAGATGATGG GTTAA
- the arhgap17a gene encoding rho GTPase-activating protein 17a isoform X4, with the protein MKKQFNRMKQLANQTVGRAEKTEVLSDDLLQIERRMELVRVVSHNTHKRMVSCLQGHIGADAEKRHSVPRLYTGNGQKKLPLTALSQAMVEGGNQLGEDSLIGKMMEVCGEAENRLASELMQHELQIEKDVLDPLSQLAEVDIPNILKQRKQLAKLVLDYDSARARWLQATKSIISGTNTHSLTAKADLLKEEVDEAMNKVELCKDQLAADMYSFFSKEGDYARYFVMLLEAQADYHRKSLTLLESVLPTIQAQQDSWTEKPAFGTGLDEHLKRCGREIALPLEACVMMLLETGMKEEGLFRIAAGASKLKKLKAALDCSTSQLEEFYSDPHAVAGALKSYLRELPEPLMNYQLYDEWIQASSVTDPDKRLQALWVVCDKLPKNNKSNLRYLVKFLAKLAQDSETNKMTASNLAIVLGPNLLWAKTEGSLAEMAAATSVHVVTIVEPIIQHADWFFPEEVDFNVSGMFAMPIPASNHNNHLDYDCSTIERKRPGSSMGPENDTTRKDNNPRLRDSTSGPTPLLQRNGSGGGGQAVGHMGTGTSGTSGAGSMGPSPHTLRRGTKKQAPPPPKPTNPPPSQPCNSVNHASLSGSSQSLSPTPRPLSSHSPASPTSPTSQPCATPRRHSSNQPPIQAPSHPPPEPPTPTSPLMPLASLGQSGGDQQSSDPSPPGTPTPPDTPPPSTATQDAVAPPSPSPYQTGSLPRPRPVPKPRNRPNVPPPPQPSQLTGDTNGICATAYKMMDPAMSFKGLSRALVPEFAVEQQPAMSPSSSSSSSTSSSSMLPPPNDCDLDTESTVL; encoded by the exons ATCGAACGGCGCATGGAGTTGGTGCGGGTGGTGTCCCACAACACGCACAAGAGGATGGTGTCCTGTCTACAGGGACACATCGGTGCGGACGCAGAGAAGAGACAT TCCGTACCACGCCTCTATACAGGAAATGGTCAG aaaaaGCTTCCTCTAACGGCTCTGTCTCAAGCAATGGTGGAAGGTGGAAACCAACTGGGAGAAGACTCCTTGATAGG GAAGATGATGGAAGTGTGCGGCGAGGCAGAGAATCGTCTGGCATCAGAATTGATGCAACACGAgctgcagatagagaaggaCGTTCTGGATCCACTCAGCCAGCTAGCAGAG GTGGACATCCCCAACATCctgaagcagaggaaacagctgGCCAAGTTAGTGCTAGACTACGATTCTGCCAGAGCAAG ATGGTTGCAGGCAACCAAGTCAATAATCTCAGGAACAAATACACATTCACTGACGGCCAAGGCTGACCTACtcaaggaggaggtggatgaggcCATGAACAAAGTGGAGCTTTGCAAG GATCAACTTGCTGCCGACATGTACAGTTTTTTCTCAAAGGAAGGCGACTATGCCCGTTACTTTGTAATG CTCTTGGAAGCTCAAGCTGATTACCACAGAAAGTCTCTCACTCTTCTGGAGAGCGTCTTGCCCACCATCCAGGCTCAACAAG ACTCGTGGACAGAGAAGCCTGCGTTTGGCACGGGGCTGGATGAACACCTGAAGAGATGTGGAAGGGAGATCGCTCTGCCATTAGAGGCCTGCGTCATGATGCTTCTGGAGACCGGCATGAAGGAAGAG ggTCTATTCAGAATCGCAGCAGGAGCGTCAAAGCTGAAGAAGCTAAAGGCGGCACTGGACTGTTCCACTTCACAACTGGAGGAGTTCTACTCCGACCCCCACGCTGTTGCTG GAGCACTGAAGTCCTACCTGAGGGAGCTCCCAGAACCTTTGATGAACTACCAGCTTTATGATGAATGGATCCAGGCATCCAG TGTGACAGACCCAGACAAGAGGCTCCAGGCACTCTGGGTTGTATGTGATAAGCTACCAAAGAACAACAAATCCAACCTGAG GTATCTGGTGAAGTTTTTAGCCAAACTGGCTCAGGACAGCGagacaaacaaaatgacagCGAGCAACCTCGCCATTGTCCTGGGACCCAATCTGCTCTGGGCCAAAACtgaggg GAGTCTGGCTGAAATGGCTGCAGCTACCTCTGTGCACGTGGTGACCATCGTGGAGCCCATTATCCAGCATGCAGACTGGTTCTTTCCTGAGG AGGTGGACTTCAACGTGTCCGGCATGTTTGCAATGCCCATACCTGCATCAAACCACAACAATCACCTGGACTATGACTGCAGCACCATTGAGAGGAAGAGGCCTGGCAGTTCGATGGGACCAGAGAACGACACAACACGCAAAGACAA CAACCCAAGGCTACGTGACTCCACATCCGGCCCGACCCCTCTGCTCCAGAGGAACGGCTCTGGAGGAGGGGGCCAGGCTGTGGGACACATGGGCACTGGGACCTCTGGGACCTCTGGGGCTGGATCCATGGGGCCCAGCCCTCACACGCTGCGCAGAG GTACCAAGAAACAGGCCCCTCCCCCTCCTAAACCGACAAACCCCCCTCCAAGCCAGCCCTGTAATTCAGTAAACCACGCCTCCTTGTCAGGCTCCTCCCAGTCCCTCAGCCCTACCCCCAGACCTCTATCCAGCCACTCCCCCGCCTCGCCCACCTCTCCGACCTCCCAGCCATGTGCCACgcccagacgccactccagcaACCAGCCACCGATCCAGGCGCCCAGCCATCCGCCCCCGGAGCCACCGACACCGACCAGTCCCCTGATGCCGCTCGCATCACTGGGCCAGTCCGGCGGGGACCAGCAGAGCTCGGACCCCTCTCCTCCGGGCACCCCGACCCCTCCGGACACCCCTCCGCCCTCCACCGCCACCCAGGATGCAGTTGCTCCTCCGTCCCCGTCGCCCTACCAGACGGGCTCCCTTCCCCGGCCGCGACCCGTCCCCAAGCCCCGGAACAGACCCAACGTCCCACCGCCGCCCCAACCCAGCCAACTGACCGGAGACACTAATGGGATCTGTGCCACTGCATATAAGATGATGG ACCCGGCCATGTCTTTCAAAGGGCTGAGTCGAGCGTTGGTCCCTGAGTTCGCTGTAGAGCAGCAGCCAGCGATGagcccttcatcctcctcctcctcatccacctcctcctcctcaatgcTGCCTCCTCCCAATGACTGTGACCTGGACACTGAGAGCACCGTCCTATAA
- the arhgap17a gene encoding rho GTPase-activating protein 17a isoform X1 has translation MKKQFNRMKQLANQTVGRAEKTEVLSDDLLQIERRMELVRVVSHNTHKRMVSCLQGHIGADAEKRHSVPRLYTGNGQKKLPLTALSQAMVEGGNQLGEDSLIGKMMEVCGEAENRLASELMQHELQIEKDVLDPLSQLAEVDIPNILKQRKQLAKLVLDYDSARARWLQATKSIISGTNTHSLTAKADLLKEEVDEAMNKVELCKDQLAADMYSFFSKEGDYARYFVMLLEAQADYHRKSLTLLESVLPTIQAQQDSWTEKPAFGTGLDEHLKRCGREIALPLEACVMMLLETGMKEEGLFRIAAGASKLKKLKAALDCSTSQLEEFYSDPHAVAGALKSYLRELPEPLMNYQLYDEWIQASSVTDPDKRLQALWVVCDKLPKNNKSNLRYLVKFLAKLAQDSETNKMTASNLAIVLGPNLLWAKTEGSLAEMAAATSVHVVTIVEPIIQHADWFFPEEVDFNVSGMFAMPIPASNHNNHLDYDCSTIERKRPGSSMGPENDTTRKDNTPNKHSDHTLRRGSHTLGRKQHTSPAFQPPLPPVEAPGQGQGAGQVPQPSAEPQPQAPPGGAGPDAGQHSLAQSLAALAAAQQLLAQHTEELSNPRLRDSTSGPTPLLQRNGSGGGGQAVGHMGTGTSGTSGAGSMGPSPHTLRRGTKKQAPPPPKPTNPPPSQPCNSVNHASLSGSSQSLSPTPRPLSSHSPASPTSPTSQPCATPRRHSSNQPPIQAPSHPPPEPPTPTSPLMPLASLGQSGGDQQSSDPSPPGTPTPPDTPPPSTATQDAVAPPSPSPYQTGSLPRPRPVPKPRNRPNVPPPPQPSQLTGDTNGICATAYKMMDPAMSFKGLSRALVPEFAVEQQPAMSPSSSSSSSTSSSSMLPPPNDCDLDTESTVL, from the exons ATCGAACGGCGCATGGAGTTGGTGCGGGTGGTGTCCCACAACACGCACAAGAGGATGGTGTCCTGTCTACAGGGACACATCGGTGCGGACGCAGAGAAGAGACAT TCCGTACCACGCCTCTATACAGGAAATGGTCAG aaaaaGCTTCCTCTAACGGCTCTGTCTCAAGCAATGGTGGAAGGTGGAAACCAACTGGGAGAAGACTCCTTGATAGG GAAGATGATGGAAGTGTGCGGCGAGGCAGAGAATCGTCTGGCATCAGAATTGATGCAACACGAgctgcagatagagaaggaCGTTCTGGATCCACTCAGCCAGCTAGCAGAG GTGGACATCCCCAACATCctgaagcagaggaaacagctgGCCAAGTTAGTGCTAGACTACGATTCTGCCAGAGCAAG ATGGTTGCAGGCAACCAAGTCAATAATCTCAGGAACAAATACACATTCACTGACGGCCAAGGCTGACCTACtcaaggaggaggtggatgaggcCATGAACAAAGTGGAGCTTTGCAAG GATCAACTTGCTGCCGACATGTACAGTTTTTTCTCAAAGGAAGGCGACTATGCCCGTTACTTTGTAATG CTCTTGGAAGCTCAAGCTGATTACCACAGAAAGTCTCTCACTCTTCTGGAGAGCGTCTTGCCCACCATCCAGGCTCAACAAG ACTCGTGGACAGAGAAGCCTGCGTTTGGCACGGGGCTGGATGAACACCTGAAGAGATGTGGAAGGGAGATCGCTCTGCCATTAGAGGCCTGCGTCATGATGCTTCTGGAGACCGGCATGAAGGAAGAG ggTCTATTCAGAATCGCAGCAGGAGCGTCAAAGCTGAAGAAGCTAAAGGCGGCACTGGACTGTTCCACTTCACAACTGGAGGAGTTCTACTCCGACCCCCACGCTGTTGCTG GAGCACTGAAGTCCTACCTGAGGGAGCTCCCAGAACCTTTGATGAACTACCAGCTTTATGATGAATGGATCCAGGCATCCAG TGTGACAGACCCAGACAAGAGGCTCCAGGCACTCTGGGTTGTATGTGATAAGCTACCAAAGAACAACAAATCCAACCTGAG GTATCTGGTGAAGTTTTTAGCCAAACTGGCTCAGGACAGCGagacaaacaaaatgacagCGAGCAACCTCGCCATTGTCCTGGGACCCAATCTGCTCTGGGCCAAAACtgaggg GAGTCTGGCTGAAATGGCTGCAGCTACCTCTGTGCACGTGGTGACCATCGTGGAGCCCATTATCCAGCATGCAGACTGGTTCTTTCCTGAGG AGGTGGACTTCAACGTGTCCGGCATGTTTGCAATGCCCATACCTGCATCAAACCACAACAATCACCTGGACTATGACTGCAGCACCATTGAGAGGAAGAGGCCTGGCAGTTCGATGGGACCAGAGAACGACACAACACGCAAAGACAA CACCCCTAACAAGCACTCGGACCACACCCTCCGTAGAGGCAGTCACACCTTAGGTAGAAAGCAGCACACATCACCTGCCTTCCAGCCTCCTTTACCCCCTGTGGAGGCTCCAGGGCAGGGGCAAGGTGCTGGGCAGGTCCCCCAGCCCTCAGCCGAGCCCCAGCCACAAGCTCCTCCAGGGGGGGCTGGGCCTGACGCTGGCCAGCATAGCTTGGCGCAGAGTTTGGCTGCTCTTGCAGCCGCTCAGCAGCTTCTAGCCCAGCACACAGAAGAGCTCAG CAACCCAAGGCTACGTGACTCCACATCCGGCCCGACCCCTCTGCTCCAGAGGAACGGCTCTGGAGGAGGGGGCCAGGCTGTGGGACACATGGGCACTGGGACCTCTGGGACCTCTGGGGCTGGATCCATGGGGCCCAGCCCTCACACGCTGCGCAGAG GTACCAAGAAACAGGCCCCTCCCCCTCCTAAACCGACAAACCCCCCTCCAAGCCAGCCCTGTAATTCAGTAAACCACGCCTCCTTGTCAGGCTCCTCCCAGTCCCTCAGCCCTACCCCCAGACCTCTATCCAGCCACTCCCCCGCCTCGCCCACCTCTCCGACCTCCCAGCCATGTGCCACgcccagacgccactccagcaACCAGCCACCGATCCAGGCGCCCAGCCATCCGCCCCCGGAGCCACCGACACCGACCAGTCCCCTGATGCCGCTCGCATCACTGGGCCAGTCCGGCGGGGACCAGCAGAGCTCGGACCCCTCTCCTCCGGGCACCCCGACCCCTCCGGACACCCCTCCGCCCTCCACCGCCACCCAGGATGCAGTTGCTCCTCCGTCCCCGTCGCCCTACCAGACGGGCTCCCTTCCCCGGCCGCGACCCGTCCCCAAGCCCCGGAACAGACCCAACGTCCCACCGCCGCCCCAACCCAGCCAACTGACCGGAGACACTAATGGGATCTGTGCCACTGCATATAAGATGATGG ACCCGGCCATGTCTTTCAAAGGGCTGAGTCGAGCGTTGGTCCCTGAGTTCGCTGTAGAGCAGCAGCCAGCGATGagcccttcatcctcctcctcctcatccacctcctcctcctcaatgcTGCCTCCTCCCAATGACTGTGACCTGGACACTGAGAGCACCGTCCTATAA
- the arhgap17a gene encoding rho GTPase-activating protein 17a isoform X2, producing MKKQFNRMKQLANQTVGRAEKTEVLSDDLLQIERRMELVRVVSHNTHKRMVSCLQGHIGADAEKRHKKLPLTALSQAMVEGGNQLGEDSLIGKMMEVCGEAENRLASELMQHELQIEKDVLDPLSQLAEVDIPNILKQRKQLAKLVLDYDSARARWLQATKSIISGTNTHSLTAKADLLKEEVDEAMNKVELCKDQLAADMYSFFSKEGDYARYFVMLLEAQADYHRKSLTLLESVLPTIQAQQDSWTEKPAFGTGLDEHLKRCGREIALPLEACVMMLLETGMKEEGLFRIAAGASKLKKLKAALDCSTSQLEEFYSDPHAVAGALKSYLRELPEPLMNYQLYDEWIQASSVTDPDKRLQALWVVCDKLPKNNKSNLRYLVKFLAKLAQDSETNKMTASNLAIVLGPNLLWAKTEGSLAEMAAATSVHVVTIVEPIIQHADWFFPEEVDFNVSGMFAMPIPASNHNNHLDYDCSTIERKRPGSSMGPENDTTRKDNTPNKHSDHTLRRGSHTLGRKQHTSPAFQPPLPPVEAPGQGQGAGQVPQPSAEPQPQAPPGGAGPDAGQHSLAQSLAALAAAQQLLAQHTEELSNPRLRDSTSGPTPLLQRNGSGGGGQAVGHMGTGTSGTSGAGSMGPSPHTLRRGTKKQAPPPPKPTNPPPSQPCNSVNHASLSGSSQSLSPTPRPLSSHSPASPTSPTSQPCATPRRHSSNQPPIQAPSHPPPEPPTPTSPLMPLASLGQSGGDQQSSDPSPPGTPTPPDTPPPSTATQDAVAPPSPSPYQTGSLPRPRPVPKPRNRPNVPPPPQPSQLTGDTNGICATAYKMMDPAMSFKGLSRALVPEFAVEQQPAMSPSSSSSSSTSSSSMLPPPNDCDLDTESTVL from the exons ATCGAACGGCGCATGGAGTTGGTGCGGGTGGTGTCCCACAACACGCACAAGAGGATGGTGTCCTGTCTACAGGGACACATCGGTGCGGACGCAGAGAAGAGACAT aaaaaGCTTCCTCTAACGGCTCTGTCTCAAGCAATGGTGGAAGGTGGAAACCAACTGGGAGAAGACTCCTTGATAGG GAAGATGATGGAAGTGTGCGGCGAGGCAGAGAATCGTCTGGCATCAGAATTGATGCAACACGAgctgcagatagagaaggaCGTTCTGGATCCACTCAGCCAGCTAGCAGAG GTGGACATCCCCAACATCctgaagcagaggaaacagctgGCCAAGTTAGTGCTAGACTACGATTCTGCCAGAGCAAG ATGGTTGCAGGCAACCAAGTCAATAATCTCAGGAACAAATACACATTCACTGACGGCCAAGGCTGACCTACtcaaggaggaggtggatgaggcCATGAACAAAGTGGAGCTTTGCAAG GATCAACTTGCTGCCGACATGTACAGTTTTTTCTCAAAGGAAGGCGACTATGCCCGTTACTTTGTAATG CTCTTGGAAGCTCAAGCTGATTACCACAGAAAGTCTCTCACTCTTCTGGAGAGCGTCTTGCCCACCATCCAGGCTCAACAAG ACTCGTGGACAGAGAAGCCTGCGTTTGGCACGGGGCTGGATGAACACCTGAAGAGATGTGGAAGGGAGATCGCTCTGCCATTAGAGGCCTGCGTCATGATGCTTCTGGAGACCGGCATGAAGGAAGAG ggTCTATTCAGAATCGCAGCAGGAGCGTCAAAGCTGAAGAAGCTAAAGGCGGCACTGGACTGTTCCACTTCACAACTGGAGGAGTTCTACTCCGACCCCCACGCTGTTGCTG GAGCACTGAAGTCCTACCTGAGGGAGCTCCCAGAACCTTTGATGAACTACCAGCTTTATGATGAATGGATCCAGGCATCCAG TGTGACAGACCCAGACAAGAGGCTCCAGGCACTCTGGGTTGTATGTGATAAGCTACCAAAGAACAACAAATCCAACCTGAG GTATCTGGTGAAGTTTTTAGCCAAACTGGCTCAGGACAGCGagacaaacaaaatgacagCGAGCAACCTCGCCATTGTCCTGGGACCCAATCTGCTCTGGGCCAAAACtgaggg GAGTCTGGCTGAAATGGCTGCAGCTACCTCTGTGCACGTGGTGACCATCGTGGAGCCCATTATCCAGCATGCAGACTGGTTCTTTCCTGAGG AGGTGGACTTCAACGTGTCCGGCATGTTTGCAATGCCCATACCTGCATCAAACCACAACAATCACCTGGACTATGACTGCAGCACCATTGAGAGGAAGAGGCCTGGCAGTTCGATGGGACCAGAGAACGACACAACACGCAAAGACAA CACCCCTAACAAGCACTCGGACCACACCCTCCGTAGAGGCAGTCACACCTTAGGTAGAAAGCAGCACACATCACCTGCCTTCCAGCCTCCTTTACCCCCTGTGGAGGCTCCAGGGCAGGGGCAAGGTGCTGGGCAGGTCCCCCAGCCCTCAGCCGAGCCCCAGCCACAAGCTCCTCCAGGGGGGGCTGGGCCTGACGCTGGCCAGCATAGCTTGGCGCAGAGTTTGGCTGCTCTTGCAGCCGCTCAGCAGCTTCTAGCCCAGCACACAGAAGAGCTCAG CAACCCAAGGCTACGTGACTCCACATCCGGCCCGACCCCTCTGCTCCAGAGGAACGGCTCTGGAGGAGGGGGCCAGGCTGTGGGACACATGGGCACTGGGACCTCTGGGACCTCTGGGGCTGGATCCATGGGGCCCAGCCCTCACACGCTGCGCAGAG GTACCAAGAAACAGGCCCCTCCCCCTCCTAAACCGACAAACCCCCCTCCAAGCCAGCCCTGTAATTCAGTAAACCACGCCTCCTTGTCAGGCTCCTCCCAGTCCCTCAGCCCTACCCCCAGACCTCTATCCAGCCACTCCCCCGCCTCGCCCACCTCTCCGACCTCCCAGCCATGTGCCACgcccagacgccactccagcaACCAGCCACCGATCCAGGCGCCCAGCCATCCGCCCCCGGAGCCACCGACACCGACCAGTCCCCTGATGCCGCTCGCATCACTGGGCCAGTCCGGCGGGGACCAGCAGAGCTCGGACCCCTCTCCTCCGGGCACCCCGACCCCTCCGGACACCCCTCCGCCCTCCACCGCCACCCAGGATGCAGTTGCTCCTCCGTCCCCGTCGCCCTACCAGACGGGCTCCCTTCCCCGGCCGCGACCCGTCCCCAAGCCCCGGAACAGACCCAACGTCCCACCGCCGCCCCAACCCAGCCAACTGACCGGAGACACTAATGGGATCTGTGCCACTGCATATAAGATGATGG ACCCGGCCATGTCTTTCAAAGGGCTGAGTCGAGCGTTGGTCCCTGAGTTCGCTGTAGAGCAGCAGCCAGCGATGagcccttcatcctcctcctcctcatccacctcctcctcctcaatgcTGCCTCCTCCCAATGACTGTGACCTGGACACTGAGAGCACCGTCCTATAA